One genomic segment of Drosophila melanogaster chromosome 3R includes these proteins:
- the bard gene encoding bard, producing MSQMHNTAFYKDALVAQQNNTCSPMEEIEPNYIDNLHIIFFEQIFEEIDNLIDQVRMARAYPQFMPQILKFWQRRLHLIIGPNTPFLGLLDIDDYVFFMEHMADSFTDLHVHDGVGSFSEFYDYITHLCDINITKFPKVDTCILAGNPNTVVDEDIRDLTVMLPNLKRLMTCMNLSGLYMRGFKKLEELVFNSLYHSVPLDSRWIQDICLTMTNLRVLDITDQFDSCVRLTDIKLPNLEVLKINLSTVECMLSEVLQLPKLQKLSVRFDDSRQLNADQETIFQQIVVAKSERITRIALNNEVVQLPARWQQSLLLELPKLRKVICENWCHNDFFLDRQHMPCQQMEVLSFSGWEIVRETQLLELVAECVNLEHLALNGYHSNWEKLTKLVNIRNQERNPRPLQVFSDMMWGNFTPEEYYHWQSNKYVQVTCDSSEYEYQEDGFEFDFE from the coding sequence ATGTCGCAAATGCACAATACCGCATTCTACAAGGACGCTCTGGTTGCCCAGCAAAATAATACCTGTTCACCGATGGAGGAAATTGAACCGAACTACATCGACAACCTGCACATTATATTTTTCGAGCAGATTTTCGAAGAGATCGACAATCTGATCGATCAGGTACGCATGGCTAGGGCCTATCCACAGTTCATGCCACAGATTCTCAAGTTCTGGCAGAGGCGACTGCACCTGATCATCGGTCCAAATACACCATTCCTTGGACTCCTGGACATCGATGACTATGTCTTCTTTATGGAACACATGGCTGATAGCTTCACGGATCTGCACGTTCACGACGGCGTTGGTTCCTTTTCTGAATTCTACGACTATATCACACACCTGTGCGATATCAATATCACCAAGTTTCCCAAGGTGGACACTTGCATATTGGCGGGCAATCCCAACACAGTGGTCGATGAGGACATCCGCGACTTGACGGTAATGTTGCCCAATCTCAAGCGCCTAATGACCTGCATGAATCTATCTGGCTTATATATGCGTGGCTTCAAGAAGTTGGAGGAGCTGGTATTCAACTCCTTGTACCATTCGGTGCCATTGGATAGCCGCTGGATTCAGGATATCTGTCTGACAATGACCAATTTGAGAGTCCTTGACATTACCGATCAGTTCGACAGTTGTGTGAGACTCACAGACATCAAATTGCCCAATCTGGAAGTGCTAAAAATCAACTTGAGCACCGTAGAATGCATGCTATCGGAGGTGCTGCAGTTGCCCAAGTTACAGAAACTATCCGTGCGATTCGATGATTCGCGGCAATTGAACGCAGATCAGGAGACCATCTTCCAGCAGATTGTGGTGGCCAAAAGCGAAAGGATCACCCGAATTGCCCTGAACAACGAAGTGGTTCAATTGCCAGCTCGGTGGCAGCAAAGTTTGCTCCTCGAACTGCCCAAGCTGAGGAAGGTGATATGCGAGAATTGGTGCCACAATGATTTCTTCCTGGATCGCCAGCACATGCCCTGCCAACAAATGGAGGTGCTCAGCTTCAGTGGCTGGGAGATTGTGCGGGAGACTCAGCTCCTGGAACTGGTCGCCGAGTGCGTCAATCTGGAGCACTTGGCTCTGAACGGCTACCACAGCAACTGGGAGAAACTTACTAAGCTCGTGAATATTCGCAATCAGGAAAGGAATCCCAGACCACTGCAGGTGTTCAGCGACATGATGTGGGGCAACTTCACACCCGAGGAATATTATCACTGGCAGAGCAACAAATATGTTCAGGTCACCTGTGACAGCAGCGAATACGAATATCAGGAGGATGGTTTCGAGTTTGATTTTGAGTGA